From a region of the Artemia franciscana unplaced genomic scaffold, ASM3288406v1 Scaffold_961, whole genome shotgun sequence genome:
- the LOC136043766 gene encoding uncharacterized protein LOC136043766 — protein MEDIDHYELDEDKNVLRTYYRPLHTYRQNDTRLIQVIPKSMEGEVMYFSHVINGCHMGEVKTLDRIRGNFYFPNVYKKVKKFIQSCEDCAKHKSPQTMPRAELFTYGVPAGAGDLISIDILGSGGGLPVSAKDNGCVLTIANHFNSFLDAYPVPDEKARTIAKTLVTCYIWNTVFLPRKFSQIMGIVFGQNCRRSHQLSEAKEVVYISFYGHV, from the coding sequence ATGGAGGACATAGATCATTACGAACTAGACGAAGACAAAAATGTCTTAAGAACATACTACAGGCCATTACACACGTATAGGCAAAATGACACCCGATTAATACAAGTTATACCAAAGAGTATGGAGGGAGAAGTTATGTATTTCTCACATGTCATCAATGGGTGCCATATGGGAGAAGTAAAAACCTTGGATAGAATCAGGGGAAATTTCTATTTTCCAAACGTGTATAAAAAGgtcaaaaaatttattcagaGCTGTGAAGATTGCGCAAAACACAAATCACCACAAACAATGCCACGAGCAGAATTGTTTACTTATGGAGTACCAGCAGGAGCTGGAGACTTGATATCAATTGACATCTTGGGCTCAGGTGGTGGACTTCCAGTATCAGCTAAAGATAACGGATGTGTTCTCACCATCGCGAACCATTTCAACTCGTTTTTAGACGCCTACCCTGTGCCCGATGAAAAAGCAAGAACTATTGCAAAAACTCTAGTCACTTGCTATATTTGGAATACGGTATTTCTCCCAAGAAAATTCTCACAGATAATGGGGATTGTTTTCGGGCAAAACTGTAGACGAAGTCACCAGCTATCTGAAGCTAAAGAGGTGGTATACATCAGCTTTTATGGCCATGTGTAA